The Xanthobacter flavus genome includes a window with the following:
- a CDS encoding IS110 family transposase gives MVYVGLDVSLNSVAVCVIDREGQILKEASVASEASAISQCLQPWRDRIAKIGLEAGPMSEWLTAGLAELGFPAISLEARQVKAALSAMPVKTDRNDARGIAQVVRAGWYKVVHVKSIGSQHARTLVAARKHLIRSIAASEQTLRGLLRPFGLKVGIVSRAGFASRVRDLVGNNAILAEVMAPLLAARDALMQEYQRLHRLVVQAVRNDPVCRLLTTMPGIGPVSALTFRATIDAPERFARSRSVGAYLGLTPRRYQSGEIDRTGRITKVGDGETRTALFEAANVILRPSTRWSPMKAWAVRIAQRQGSKRAKVALARKMAVVLHSMWRNGTEFRWTAAAA, from the coding sequence ATGGTGTACGTCGGCCTTGATGTCTCTTTGAACTCCGTAGCCGTCTGTGTCATCGACCGGGAAGGTCAAATCCTGAAGGAGGCGAGCGTGGCGTCGGAGGCGTCCGCCATCTCGCAGTGTCTCCAGCCTTGGCGGGATCGGATTGCGAAGATTGGGCTTGAGGCTGGGCCGATGTCGGAATGGCTGACTGCGGGTTTGGCGGAGCTTGGTTTTCCCGCCATCAGCCTGGAGGCGCGGCAGGTGAAGGCGGCGTTGTCGGCAATGCCCGTCAAGACCGATCGGAACGACGCGCGCGGCATTGCCCAGGTGGTCAGGGCTGGTTGGTACAAGGTCGTGCACGTGAAGAGCATCGGCAGCCAGCACGCGCGAACGTTGGTGGCGGCGCGCAAGCACCTGATCCGCTCCATTGCCGCGTCGGAGCAGACACTTCGCGGATTGCTCCGTCCCTTCGGCTTGAAGGTCGGCATCGTGTCGCGGGCCGGATTTGCCTCTCGTGTCCGAGATCTGGTTGGCAACAACGCCATCCTGGCTGAGGTGATGGCTCCCCTATTGGCAGCCCGGGACGCACTGATGCAGGAGTACCAGCGCCTTCATCGCCTGGTCGTCCAGGCTGTCCGGAATGATCCGGTCTGCCGCCTGTTGACGACCATGCCCGGAATCGGGCCGGTTTCCGCTCTGACGTTCAGAGCAACGATCGATGCGCCCGAGCGTTTCGCCCGCTCCCGGTCCGTCGGGGCTTATCTCGGGCTCACACCTCGGCGGTATCAATCGGGCGAGATCGATCGGACCGGACGGATCACCAAAGTGGGCGACGGGGAGACGCGAACTGCGCTGTTCGAGGCCGCCAACGTCATCCTGCGACCGAGCACACGCTGGTCACCGATGAAGGCCTGGGCGGTGCGCATTGCTCAGCGTCAGGGAAGTAAGCGGGCGAAGGTCGCTCTGGCTCGCAAGATGGCGGTCGTTCTTCACAGCATGTGGCGGAACGGCACGGAATTCCGATGGACTGCGGCCGCGGCGTGA
- a CDS encoding IS3 family transposase (programmed frameshift), whose translation MTTPDRIQKQIIGILKEHEAGVPVSDLCRKHGVSDASIYKWKARFGGMDVSEAKRLRALEDENAKLKRMLADAMLDNVALKDLPGKEVVTSAAERRAVAHLMEAHGMSERRACKATGFCRMTMRYRATRGNDASRERMKAIARERRRFGYRRLHVLLRREGFRVNHKRLFRLYREERLMVRQRGGRKRAIGTRAPMMIPLRPNERWSLDFVADQMTDGRRVRMLAIVDDCTRECLALVADTSLSGVRVARELDRLLAERGRPKMIVSDNGSEFTSNAILAWTDAARVEWHYIAPGKPMQNGFIESFNGRLRDELLNETLFSSLSQARAALGRWQLDYNTARPHSKLGWQTPSAFASTFHPRRDQTLRNMNGSASAPAAPHAREGKPNRQNELTAG comes from the exons TTGACGACACCGGACCGAATACAGAAGCAGATCATCGGCATCCTGAAGGAGCACGAGGCCGGGGTGCCGGTCTCGGACCTGTGTCGCAAGCACGGGGTCAGTGACGCCAGCATCTACAAGTGGAAGGCGCGTTTCGGCGGGATGGACGTATCGGAGGCCAAACGGCTGCGGGCGCTCGAGGATGAGAACGCCAAGCTCAAGCGCATGCTCGCCGACGCCATGCTGGACAACGTCGCGCTGAAGGATCTCC CTGGGAAAGAAGTGGTGACGTCCGCTGCCGAGCGCAGGGCTGTCGCCCACCTCATGGAAGCCCATGGGATGAGCGAACGGCGGGCGTGTAAAGCCACCGGCTTCTGCCGCATGACCATGAGATACAGAGCCACGCGCGGGAATGACGCCTCGCGTGAGCGCATGAAGGCCATCGCCCGGGAGCGACGGCGGTTTGGCTACCGCCGTCTCCACGTCCTGCTCAGGCGGGAGGGCTTCCGGGTCAACCACAAGCGGCTGTTCCGGCTCTATCGTGAGGAACGGCTGATGGTCCGCCAGCGCGGCGGTCGCAAGCGGGCGATCGGGACACGGGCGCCGATGATGATCCCGCTGCGGCCGAACGAGCGCTGGTCGCTCGACTTCGTCGCCGACCAGATGACCGACGGCCGGCGCGTCCGGATGCTGGCCATCGTGGACGACTGCACTCGCGAGTGCCTGGCGCTGGTGGCGGACACGTCGCTGTCCGGGGTCAGGGTCGCTCGCGAACTCGACAGGCTTCTGGCAGAGCGCGGCCGGCCGAAGATGATCGTCAGCGACAATGGCAGCGAGTTCACCTCCAATGCCATTCTGGCCTGGACCGACGCGGCCCGGGTCGAGTGGCACTACATCGCGCCCGGCAAGCCGATGCAGAATGGCTTCATCGAGAGCTTCAACGGCCGCCTGCGGGACGAACTGTTGAACGAGACGCTGTTCTCAAGCCTGTCTCAGGCCAGAGCCGCTCTCGGCCGGTGGCAGCTCGACTACAACACCGCCCGGCCGCACTCGAAGCTCGGATGGCAGACGCCAAGCGCCTTCGCCTCAACGTTCCACCCGCGGCGGGATCAGACGCTCCGCAACATGAACGGCTCCGCGTCTGCTCCCGCCGCTCCACACGCCCGAGAAGGCAAACCCAACCGCCAGAACGAACTCACCGCTGGATAG
- the dapD gene encoding 2,3,4,5-tetrahydropyridine-2,6-dicarboxylate N-succinyltransferase, producing MTDAARLSALAATIDDAFEKRAEIGFSTTGAVRDAVNEALTLLDSGAARVAEQGANGQWTVNQWLKKAVLLSFRLNDMEAIPGGPGGAHWWDKVPSKFLNWGEAEFRAAGFRAVPGAVVRRSAFIAPNVVLMPSFVNLGAHVGEGTMVDTWATVGSCAQIGKNVHLSGGVGIGGVLEPLQAGPVIIEDDCFIGARSEVVEGVVVRRGSVLSMGVFISASTKIIDRQTGEIFIGEVPAYSVVVPGALPGKPLPDGTPGPSLYCAVIVKRVDAQTRSKTSINDLLRD from the coding sequence ATGACCGACGCCGCCCGCCTGTCCGCCCTTGCCGCCACCATCGACGACGCCTTCGAAAAGCGCGCCGAGATCGGCTTCTCGACCACCGGCGCCGTGCGCGACGCGGTGAACGAGGCATTGACGCTGCTGGACAGCGGCGCCGCCCGCGTGGCCGAGCAGGGCGCCAACGGCCAATGGACGGTGAACCAGTGGCTGAAGAAGGCGGTGCTGCTCTCCTTCCGCCTCAACGACATGGAAGCCATCCCCGGCGGCCCCGGCGGCGCCCATTGGTGGGACAAGGTGCCCTCCAAGTTCCTGAACTGGGGCGAGGCCGAGTTCCGCGCCGCCGGCTTCCGTGCCGTGCCCGGCGCCGTGGTGCGCCGCTCCGCCTTCATCGCGCCGAACGTGGTGCTGATGCCCTCCTTCGTGAACCTCGGCGCCCATGTGGGCGAGGGCACCATGGTGGACACCTGGGCCACCGTGGGCTCCTGCGCGCAGATCGGCAAGAACGTGCATCTCTCCGGCGGCGTCGGCATCGGCGGCGTGCTGGAGCCGCTCCAGGCCGGCCCGGTCATCATCGAGGACGACTGCTTCATCGGCGCGCGTTCCGAGGTGGTGGAAGGCGTGGTGGTGCGCCGCGGCTCCGTGCTCTCCATGGGCGTGTTCATCTCCGCCTCCACCAAGATCATCGACCGGCAGACCGGCGAGATCTTCATCGGCGAGGTGCCGGCCTATTCCGTGGTGGTGCCCGGCGCGCTCCCCGGCAAGCCGCTGCCCGACGGCACCCCCGGCCCCTCGCTCTATTGCGCGGTGATCGTGAAGCGGGTGGACGCGCAGACCCGCTCCAAGACCTCCATCAACGACCTCCTGCGCGACTGA